TGGATAATGTACCTCAAAATGGTGTTTGTTGTGTAAGAATTTGGCAAGCAAATATTAAAAAAACTATTCTATGTTATGTAACAATGGAAAATGGAATGGTAAAAGAAATGGGTGATTATGAAATTGATGGTGTTGCCTTTCCTGCAGAAGAGATTAAGTTAGAGTTTGTTGAGCCAGTTGATCCAAGCGAAGAGTTATTTCCAACTGGTAATTTAGTAGATGACTTAGAAGTTGAAGGTGTTGGTACTTTTAAAGCTACTATGATTACAGCTGGTATTCCAACTGTATTTGTAAATGCTGATGAGATTGGATACAAAGGAACTGAACTTCAAGGTGATATTAACTCTGATACTAAAGCTTTAGAGAAATTTGAGAAAATTAGAATTGCAGGGGCACTTAAAATGGGACTAATTTCTGATGCTAAAGAAGCCTTAACTAAACAACATACACCAAAAATTGCATTTGTATCTCCTGCGCAAGATTTTACTACATCTTCAGGAAAAGAACTAAAAGCAGATGAAATGGATTTGCATGTTAGAGCTTTATCTATGCAACAACTACACCATGCAATGATGGGTACAGCTTCAGTTGCAATTGGTGTTGCTGCTTGTATTCCAGGAACATTAGTTAATTTAGCTAGTGGTGGTGGAGAAAAAAATACAGTTACTTTTGGTCATCCAAGTGGTACTATTAAAGTTGGTGCAACATTATCACAAAAAGATGGAAAGTATATTGTAGAAAAAGCAAGTATGAGTAGAAGTGCAAGAATTATTATGGATGGTAATGTATATGTTCCTGCTGGAACAATGGATTAATATTTTTTAATAAAAAGGTCTTGATTATTCAAGACCTTTTATTTTATCAATGAAGAAATCTCTTTAAATACTGGATTTTTAGCATTTACTGTTAATTCAAAAAGTAATGACTCATAAGTTGTAGGAACTACTCCAGCTTGAATTAATCTATCTAAAGCTACTTTTGTATCATGCTCTTTTCTTGAACTTATACAATCAGTTACTATTACAGGTTGTAATCCAGCTTCAAGTAAATCTATACAAGTTTGTAAGACACAAACATGAGATTCTATACCAGCAACAATTACAAACTTTTTATTTTGTGCTTTTATTGCTTCTAATGTTGTTTCATTTTTACAACAAGAAAATGTTGTTTTCTCAAAATGAGGATCTTCATCAACAAACTCTCTTAAACTAGGAATAGTTTCACCAATTCCTTTTTTATACTGTTCATTAACTATAAAAGGAACTTCTAATATTTTAAGACCTTTTATTAATGTAACAAGATGCTTTTCTAACTGCTCATTGTCTCTCATATGAGGGAAAAGTCGCTCTTGCACATCAACTAAACAAAATAGACTCTGTTCAACATTTATTCTCATTGTCACTCCTAATTTATCTAAGATTGACATTAATTATACACAAATTATTGAAAAGCAACCTTTTCTGCTTTAAGTAATAACTCTTTTGCACCTTTTTGTATGAATTTTTGTGCCATTTCTTTACCAACTGTTTCATATTTACTTACATCTACTGTCATACTATCTTGAATATATTCACTTGCATCTGGCATTCCAACGATTGCATCAACTTTTATACTTTTTTTATCTTCACTTAAAGTAGCTTTTATTCCAATAGGAACTTGACATCCACCTTCTAAAACTCTAACAAAATCTCTTTCAATTGTAGATTCAATATGAGCATCATCATCATGTAAAACAGATAATAATTCAATTAATTCTTTATTGTCTAAAGTTTCAATTCCAAGTGTTGCTTGTCCCATTGATGGAGTCATATCTTCTGTTGAAACTGGAACAAAATAATTAACTTCATCTTCAATTTGAAGTTTTT
The window above is part of the Malaciobacter marinus genome. Proteins encoded here:
- a CDS encoding hydrolase, which encodes MRINVEQSLFCLVDVQERLFPHMRDNEQLEKHLVTLIKGLKILEVPFIVNEQYKKGIGETIPSLREFVDEDPHFEKTTFSCCKNETTLEAIKAQNKKFVIVAGIESHVCVLQTCIDLLEAGLQPVIVTDCISSRKEHDTKVALDRLIQAGVVPTTYESLLFELTVNAKNPVFKEISSLIK
- the prpF gene encoding 2-methylaconitate cis-trans isomerase PrpF, whose translation is MAYKPQFKVKATYMRGGTSKGTFFNIEDLPKEALEDSKKRDKLLQRIVGSPDIYKKQMDGMGGASSSTSKAILVGKSDVPNHDVDYYFCQVAIDKDFVDMSGNCGNLSSAVGPFAIKEGLVDNVPQNGVCCVRIWQANIKKTILCYVTMENGMVKEMGDYEIDGVAFPAEEIKLEFVEPVDPSEELFPTGNLVDDLEVEGVGTFKATMITAGIPTVFVNADEIGYKGTELQGDINSDTKALEKFEKIRIAGALKMGLISDAKEALTKQHTPKIAFVSPAQDFTTSSGKELKADEMDLHVRALSMQQLHHAMMGTASVAIGVAACIPGTLVNLASGGGEKNTVTFGHPSGTIKVGATLSQKDGKYIVEKASMSRSARIIMDGNVYVPAGTMD